A single genomic interval of Pyrus communis chromosome 7, drPyrComm1.1, whole genome shotgun sequence harbors:
- the LOC137740014 gene encoding mitochondrial import inner membrane translocase subunit TIM23-2-like, with protein MAHQMSPSDHDPNSDSSKARLYNPYQDLQVPMRNLYQLPTSPEFLFVEEAKRQRRSWGENLTFYTGCSYLAGAVGGGAAGLFSGVRSFESGDTTKLRINRVLNSSGHTGRVWGNRLGVIGLIYAGMESGIQAVRDTDDVWNSVAAGLGTGAIYRAARGVRSAAVAGAIGGVLVGVAVTAKQAAKRYVPI; from the coding sequence ATGGCGCATCAAATGTCCCCTTCCGATCACGACCCCAACTCCGACTCGTCCAAGGCCCGCCTCTACAACCCCTACCAGGATCTCCAGGTTCCCATGCGAAACCTCTACCAGCTACCTACCTCCCCGGAGTTCCTCTTCGTCGAAGAGGCTAAACGTCAGCGTCGCTCCTGGGGCGAGAATCTCACCTTCTACACCGGCTGCTCCTACCTCGCCGGCGCAGTTGGAGGCGGCGCCGCGGGTCTCTTTTCCGGCGTTCGATCGTTCGAGTCTGGAGACACCACCAAGCTCAGGATCAATAGGGTTCTCAACTCCTCTGGCCACACGGGTCGGGTTTGGGGGAACCGGCTGGGCGTTATCGGGTTGATCTATGCGGGTATGGAGAGTGGGATTCAGGCGGTCAGAGACACTGACGATGTTTGGAATAGCGTTGCGGCTGGACTGGGAACTGGCGCGATTTACCGAGCTGCGAGGGGCGTGAGGTCGGCTGCGGTGGCTGGAGCTATTGGAGGAGTCCTGGTTGGCGTGGCGGTCACGGCGAAGCAGGCGGCCAAGCGATATGTGCCAATATAA